DNA sequence from the Desulfobacterales bacterium genome:
CGTTATTCGATAATATCGCTGACCACACCGGCACCAACGGTACGACCGCCTTCACGCACCGCAAAACGCAGCTCTTTTTCCATCGCAATCGGGGTGATCAGCTCCGCCTCAATCGCTACATTGTCACCCGGCATCACCATCTCCACACCCTCAGGCAACGTCAATATCCCTGTCACATCGGTGGTGCGAAAATAAAACTGCGGCCGATAGCCACTGAAAAACGGCGTGTGACGCCCCCCTTCTTCCTTGCTTAATATATACACCTCAGCCTTGAACTTGGTGTGCGGCGTGATCGTGCCCGGAATCGCCACCACTTGACCGCGCTCAACCTCATCGCGCTTGGTGCCGCGTAACAACACACCGATGTTGTCACCCGCACGACCCTCATCCAAAAGCTTGCGAAACATCTCCACTCCCGTGCACACCGTCTTTAGCGTCGGACGGATCCCCACAATCTCCACATCATCGCCCACATGGATGATACCGCGCTCCACTCGACCCGTGACCACCGTACCCCGACCCGATATGCTAAATACATCCTCTATCGGCATCAAAAACGGCTTGTCCACATCGCGCTCAGGCTCCGGCACATACGAATCAATAGCATCCATTAACTCAAATACACACTTGGCCTCTTCACCGTCAGAATCATCGGACTCCAAGGCCTTAAGCGCCGAACCCTTGATAATGGGCGTATCATCGCCGGGAAATTCATACTTGTCCAATAACTCCCGCAACTCCAACTCCACCAGCTCAATCAACTCCTCATCATCGACCATGTCGGTTTTGTTTAAAAATACCACAATCCGCGGCACACCCACCTGACGCGCCAACAAAATGTGCTCACGGGTCTGGGGCATCGGACCATCATCGGCGCCCACCACCAATATCGCGCCGTCCATCTGCGCTGCGCCGGTGATCATGTTCTTAATGTAGTCCGCATGACCCGGACAATCCACGTGCGCATAATGCCGATTGTCGGTCTCATACTCCACATGCGCGGTGGCAATGGTAATCCCGCGCTCTTTTTCCTCAGGCGCTTTGTCAATTTGATCAAACGGTATAAAATCCGCCAAGCCTTTTTGGCCCAAATGCTTGGTGATCGCCGCTGTCAGGGTTGTCTTACCATGATCAATGTGCCCGATGGTCCCCACATTTACATGCGGCTTGGTTCGCTCAAACTTCTCCTTCGACATCTTCTCATCCTCTCATCAGTTAAACATGCACGGGCGAGGTGCATAGCACACCGTCAATGTTGTGCATTGCTATGCAATTGGCCCATGGTGAGTTGGGTTTCTGCTTACCAGCGGAAATGGGCAAAAGCCTTGTTGGCTTCAGCCATTTTATGGGTGTCTTCCTTTTTCTTTACCGAAGCGCCTCTTTTGTTGGCTGCATCCAGTAACTCCGCGGCCAGCTTATTGGCCATGCCTTTCTCCGGACGCTGGCGAGCATAAGTAATAATCCATCGAATGCCCAAAGCGGTTCTGCGGGAGGGACGAATTTCGGTTGGAACCTGATACGTTGAACCTCCCACGCGCCGGGACTTAACTTCAATCAGAGGTCGCACATTATCCACAGCTTGCTCAAACATTTTCAGCGGAGGTTCGTTCGTCTTTTCACCGATGACATCCAGCGCGTTGTACAAGGTTGACTCAGCTACGCTCTTTTTCCCATCACGCATAATACAATTGACAAACTTGGCGACTAAAACACTGCTATATTTGGAATCCGGCGTTGTAGCGCGTTCCGGAATTTCTCTACGTCTTGGCATATACTCTCCTGAAAATCGTTATTGGTTATTTGTTATTAGTTATTAGATATAAGGATGTTATCCTATCAGAATACAACGAATAACAAATAACTATAAACCAATAACTAACGTTACTTGGGTTTTTTGGCACCGTACTTGGAGCGGCCCTGTTTGCGGTCTTCAACCCCAAGCGTGTCCAAGGTCCCACGTACAATATGATAACGAACACCGGGTAAATCTTTGACGCGCCCGCCACGCACCAAAACCACTGAATGCTCCTGTAGATTGTGACCGATCCCCGGTATATAGGCGGTGACTTCAACGCCGGTCGTCAATCGCACACGCGCGACCTTGCGCAAGGCCGAATTCGGCTTTTTAGGAGTCGACGTATATACCCGTGTGCACACACCGCGCTTTTGGGGCGCACCTTTGAGCGCCGGTGTGGTTACTTTCTGTTTGACCGTTTTACGGCCTTTGCGAACAAGTTGGTTAATCGTTGGCATTCGTTATCCTCTTTATTCGTTATCCTTTTTATCTGATAAAATTACGAATCTGGTAAAATGACCGTATTTATACAGGAAACGCTGTATTGTCAAGCATTTTGTTAAAAAAACCGCTTAAAAAAAAGCTGCTGCAGCGGTTAGGGATTTTCGCTCATTTCGACCGAAACGTCACCGTAATCCTTCAAACCGGTTCCGGCTGGTATCAGCCGCCCCATGATGACGTTTTCCTTCAGTCCGCGCAAATCGTCGACCGCACCAGCGACACTGGCATCTGTCAGGACTTTGGTCGTTTCCTGGAATGAAGCGGCTGAGATAAAGCTGTCGGTACTCAACGAGGCTTTGGTGATGCCCAGAATCAAAGGCTCGGCAGTCGCCGGTTTGCCGCCTTTTTCAATGACCGCTTTATTGGTTTGTTCAAACTTGATGCGATCGACCTGCTCTTCGGTAACAAAATCAGTATCACCCACATTGAGTATTTTTACGCGTCGCATCATCTGCCGCACGATGACTTCAATATGTTTATCGTTGATGCGCACACCCTGCAGTCGATAAACCTCTTGCACTTCATCAACCAGATAT
Encoded proteins:
- the tuf gene encoding elongation factor Tu, with translation MSKEKFERTKPHVNVGTIGHIDHGKTTLTAAITKHLGQKGLADFIPFDQIDKAPEEKERGITIATAHVEYETDNRHYAHVDCPGHADYIKNMITGAAQMDGAILVVGADDGPMPQTREHILLARQVGVPRIVVFLNKTDMVDDEELIELVELELRELLDKYEFPGDDTPIIKGSALKALESDDSDGEEAKCVFELMDAIDSYVPEPERDVDKPFLMPIEDVFSISGRGTVVTGRVERGIIHVGDDVEIVGIRPTLKTVCTGVEMFRKLLDEGRAGDNIGVLLRGTKRDEVERGQVVAIPGTITPHTKFKAEVYILSKEEGGRHTPFFSGYRPQFYFRTTDVTGILTLPEGVEMVMPGDNVAIEAELITPIAMEKELRFAVREGGRTVGAGVVSDIIE
- the rpsG gene encoding 30S ribosomal protein S7 encodes the protein MPRRREIPERATTPDSKYSSVLVAKFVNCIMRDGKKSVAESTLYNALDVIGEKTNEPPLKMFEQAVDNVRPLIEVKSRRVGGSTYQVPTEIRPSRRTALGIRWIITYARQRPEKGMANKLAAELLDAANKRGASVKKKEDTHKMAEANKAFAHFRW
- the rpsL gene encoding 30S ribosomal protein S12, with product MPTINQLVRKGRKTVKQKVTTPALKGAPQKRGVCTRVYTSTPKKPNSALRKVARVRLTTGVEVTAYIPGIGHNLQEHSVVLVRGGRVKDLPGVRYHIVRGTLDTLGVEDRKQGRSKYGAKKPK